The stretch of DNA GCCTGAGCGGCCTGGGTCTGGACATCGATCCCGTGGCCATCGACAACGCCCACGAAAACGCGGCCCTGAACCAGGTCGAAACGGAACTCGAGCTTGGCGTGGGCGGCATCGACGCCGTCGCCGCCACCCGTCGTTTCGACTGTATCCTGGCCAATATCCTGGCCAACCCGCTCATGGACATGGCCGAGGCCATCACCGCCCGCCTGAAACGTCCCGGAATCCTGGTCCTGTCAGGCATCCTGCGCGAACAGGCCGACAGGGTCGCGGCGGCCTACATGGACCAGGGCCTGCCCAAACCTGAAATTTCCCATTCCCAGGAATGGGCCCGGCTCGTTTTCCGGGCTTGATCGGGAACAAAACGTGGATCGCCAGGACCTGCTTCTCGCCTATTACGGGACCATGCTCGATGCCCTTGGCCCCAGCAAATGGTGGCCGGGACAGACGCCCATCGAAATCGCCCTGGGCGCCATCCTGACCCAGAACACGAACTGGTCCAATGTCGAAAAGGCCATGGCCAACCTGCGTGACCAGGATCTGCTCGACGCCAGGGCGCTGGCCGCCCTGCCCGAGACGGAGCTGGCCGAGCTGATCCGCCCATCCGGGTCGTACCGGGTCAAGGCCAAACGGGTCCGCAACTTTCTTGCTTTTCTCGATGACCACGCCGACCTGGACCTGGAACGCCTCAAAGCCCAAGACACCGCCTCCCTGCGCGAGGATCTGCTCGGCGTTTCGGGTATCGGGCCGGAGACGGCCGACTCCATCCTGCTCTACGCCCTGGACCACCCAAGTTTCGTGGTCGACGCCTATACCCGGCGCATCCTGAACCGGCACATGCTGGTACCCGAGGACATTGGTTACGCCGAGCTCCGCGCCTTTTTCATGGACGTGCTGCCTCCCGACACCCGCCTGTTCAATGAATTCCACGCCCTTGTCGTGCGTACCGCCAAAACGTGGTGCGCCAAGAAACGTGGCCACTGCGACGACTGCCCCCTGGCGGTCTTCCTGCCCTAGCCAAGCCTTGACCTGGGCCGGAAAAAGCATCATCCCCAGGCCCATGGACCGCCCCACATCCCGTGCCATATACCGCATTTTCGGACTTGCCATCGTCTTTTGCCTTGTCGCGACGATGGTCACGGCGGCGTCCCTGAAAGAGGAAGTGGCCCGCAAGAATTCGGAACTAGCCGAGCGCAAAAAATCCATCCAAACCCTGACGGCCAAGGAAAGGACCCTGCACAAGGACCTGGCCAAGCTGGAAAAATCCGTCATGGACGCGGCGGCCGCCCTGGACAGGCTGGAATCCGAGTCCAAGGCTCTCGAAAAAAAACAGGCCGAGAGCACCGCCCGGCTCGCAAGCCTGCTGGCCGAGCGCGACGCGGCCAGCGCCCGATTGTCCGAATTGATCCAAAGCCTCTGGCCCATCTACCTCAAGGCGAGGGAAGACGGATTCCCCTCGGCCGCGACTTGGGCCGAGGCCAACCGCAAGGCCGAATGGCTGTCGGCCCTGTACCGCGAGGCCCAAGCCATGCGCGAGGAAATCGAGCGCCAAAGCCAGATCGTGGCCGACGAGCAATCCACCCTGGACGAGGCGGCCGCCAAGCTCGCGGCGCATCAGGTCAAAATCGAGGACTCCAAGGCCGCCCTCCAGAAAAAAAAGTCCAGCTACGAGGCCCAGATCAAGGACGTCCGCGCCAGGAGGGCCCAGGATGAAAAAATGGTGAAAAGCCTCCTGGACTCCATCGCGACCCTGCGCCACGAAATCAGCCTGCAGGCGTCCAAGCGAATCTCCGGCCAAGGCGGCAAATTGCCCTGGCCCGCCAGGGGCAAGGTCGTGGTCCGTTACGCCCCGGGGAGCAATCCGCCCTGCAACGGCCTTGGCATGGCCCTGGAACCGGGCGCGCCGGTCCGCAGCGTGTCCTGGGGCAAGGTCGTGCACAACGATCAATTGCGCGGATTCGGGCAGGTTGTCGTTGTCTTTCACGGCGAGGACTACTACTCGCTGTACGCGTTTCTTTCCGACGCCCCCGTGCCCGTGGGCCGCGAGGTCAACCAGGGCGATCAAATCGGCGTCTGTGGATTCTACCCCAAGGCCCAGGGCCCGGGACTGTATTTCGAATTGCGTTTTCGGCAGAAAGCCATTAATCCGTTCAAATGGTTACAATCGGGGTAAAACCAGAAGAACCCGGATCAAAGCACAACTTCGGCACGCTCCCGTGAACCAAAATCATATCCGCCATTCCCTTAGGGAGGACATCATGCGTTTCAGCCATATCCTTGGCACGATGATTCTTCTGGCCAGCCTCTGCGTCACCGCGTCGTCCAGCCAGGCTCGCGATACGGATCATTACCAGGCTCTCAAACAATTCAGCCAGGTTCTCGACCTGATCGAAAAAAACTATGTCCAGGATGTGCAGCGCGCGGATCTGATCCACGGCGCCATCGAGGGCATGCTCAACTCCATCGACCCCCATTCGGCCTTCATCGAACTCGACAAATTCAAAATGATGCAGGAAGAATTCCAGGGCGAATTCGGGGGCATAGGCATCCAAATCGGCGTCCGCGACAAGCGCCTGACCGTCATCGCGCCCATCGAGGACACCCCGGCCGACAAGGCCGGGCTCAAGGCCGGGGACGTCATCGTGGAGATCAACGGCCAATCGGCCCTGGACATTTCCCTGGAAGACGC from Deltaproteobacteria bacterium encodes:
- a CDS encoding endonuclease III domain-containing protein; amino-acid sequence: MLDALGPSKWWPGQTPIEIALGAILTQNTNWSNVEKAMANLRDQDLLDARALAALPETELAELIRPSGSYRVKAKRVRNFLAFLDDHADLDLERLKAQDTASLREDLLGVSGIGPETADSILLYALDHPSFVVDAYTRRILNRHMLVPEDIGYAELRAFFMDVLPPDTRLFNEFHALVVRTAKTWCAKKRGHCDDCPLAVFLP